From Cannabis sativa cultivar Pink pepper isolate KNU-18-1 chromosome 8, ASM2916894v1, whole genome shotgun sequence, a single genomic window includes:
- the LOC115698722 gene encoding transcription repressor OFP6, with protein MASSSSTTRKKLLLNTVSVDLGCSCTRPKLSLLFHPKSKPKIKAHRKPKRQYSSSYSLTKKLNDIEEEEEEDTTTTTTTTSSTFFSSDDNKSSPRTTVKGFGRVGGEGVAVEKDSDDPYLDFRQSMLQMILENEIYSKDDLRELLNCFLQLNAPSHHGIIVRAFTEIWDGVFSVRSGSASMTTKVRHFGYNKPASRDYSYY; from the coding sequence atgGCTAGTAGTAGTAGTACAACAAGGAAGAAGCTCCTCCTGAACACAGTTTCAGTCGACCTCGGTTGCAGCTGCACCCGGCCCAAACTCTCCCTCTTATTTCACCCAAAATCCAAGCCCAAAATCAAAGCCCATCGTAAGCCCAAACGACAATACTCAAGCTCATATTCTCTAACGAAGAAACTCAACGAcatcgaagaagaagaagaagaagacaccACCACTACCACCACCACAACTTCTTCCACCTTTTTCTCCTCCGACGACAACAAAAGCTCTCCGAGAACGACCGTTAAGGGTTTCGGTCGAGTCGGCGGCGAAGGCGTGGCCGTGGAAAAAGATTCCGACGACCCGTACTTGGATTTCCGGCAATCGATGCTTCAGATGATACTGGAGAATGAGATTTACTCTAAAGACGATCTCCGTGAGCTTCTTAACTGTTTTCTACAGCTTAATGCTCCTTCCCACCATGGAATCATTGTTCGAGCTTTCACCGAGATCTGGGATGGAGTTTTTTCGGTGAGGTCTGGTTCTGCCTCCATGACCACGAAAGTACGGCATTTCGGTTACAACAAGCCAGCCTCACGTGACTACTCCTACTATTAG
- the LOC115701142 gene encoding uncharacterized protein LOC115701142 isoform X1: MLLHNHIISSLARPIRLSLHFCHFRSKSRSYCVVSEMGRQVLQSKTKKLANFRLCNVSSYDTEILEIIAEKPVFHALVIPGNPGAVLFYKEFVESLYEWLGGSVSVTAVGHISHTKKDSERGRLFSLQEQIDHKIDFIKHELQNKQVPIILVGHSIGAYMCIEMFKRNQEQVLYCIGLYPFLALDLQSQKQSIIGKIAVSPVVSVVLSSIVASLGFLPSWALRLIVSKSVGKSWSSTAVEVTCSHLTKFHTMRNVLFMAMTEFKKLSETPDWTFMREKHHRIAFLFGIDDHWGPLQMYEEISRQVPDISLSLEREGHTHAFSCTEVGSTWVAQHVANLIKNQISSSTH, translated from the exons ATGCTACTTCACAATCACATTATTTCTTCACTTGCCAGACCCATTAGGCTCTCTCTCCATTTCTGCCATTTCAG GTCGAAAAGTAGATCATATTGTGTGGTGAGCGAAATGGGTCGCCAAGTTCTGCAGTCTAAAACTAAAAAGCTTGCTAATTTTCGATTATGCAATGTGTCAAG ttaCGATACTGAAATATTGGAGATTATTGCTGAGAAGCCAGTATTTCATGCTCTAGTGATCCCTGGAAATCCAg GTGCTGTTCTATTTTATAAAGAATTTGTTGAATCACTTTATGAGTGGCTTGGAGGAAGTGTGTCCGTGACAG CTGTTGGGCATATATCTCATACCAAAAAG GATTCGGAACGTGGAAGGTTGTTCTCATTGCAAGAACAAATTGATCATAAG ATAGACTTCATCAAACATGAGTTACAAAATAAACAAGTTCCTATAATACTG GTTGGGCACTCAATCGGTGCATACATGTGTattgaaatgtttaaaagaaATCAAGAGCAG GTGTTATACTGCATCGGACTGTATCCATTTTTGGCTTTAGATCTACAATCCCAGAAACAGTCTATCATCGGCAAGATTGCTGT GTCCCCCGTTGTAAGTGTGGTCCTCAGTTCCATTGTAGCTTCATTAGGATTCTTACCAAGCTGGGCTTTAAGGTTAATTGTTAGTAAATCTGTTGGGAAATCATGGTCTAGTACTGCAGTTGAGGTTACTTGCTCTCACTTGACAAAG TTCCATACAATGCGGAATGTTCTCTTTATGGCAATGACCGAATTCAAGAAG CTTTCAGAAACTCCAGATTGGACATTTATGAGAGAGAAACACCATAGAATTGCGTTTTTGTTTGGCATTGACGATCACTGGGGACCACTGCAAATGTATGAAGAG ATCTCCAGGCAGGTCCCAGATATTTCTCTATCACTTGAAAGAGAGGGCCACACTCATGCTTTCTCTTGCACTGAGGTTGGCTCAACTTGGGTTGCTCAGCATGTGGCCAATTTAATCAAAAACCAAATTTCAAGCTCAACTCACTAA
- the LOC115701142 gene encoding uncharacterized protein LOC115701142 isoform X2, whose product MLLHNHIISSLARPIRLSLHFCHFRSKSRSYCVVSEMGRQVLQSKTKKLANFRLCNVSSYDTEILEIIAEKPVFHALVIPGNPGAVLFYKEFVESLYEWLGGSVSVTAVGHISHTKKDSERGRLFSLQEQIDHKIDFIKHELQNKQVPIILVGHSIGAYMCIEMFKRNQEQVLYCIGLYPFLALDLQSQKQSIIGKIAVSPVVSVVLSSIVASLGFLPSWALRLIVSKSVGKSWSSTAVEVTCSHLTKFHTMRNVLFMAMTEFKK is encoded by the exons ATGCTACTTCACAATCACATTATTTCTTCACTTGCCAGACCCATTAGGCTCTCTCTCCATTTCTGCCATTTCAG GTCGAAAAGTAGATCATATTGTGTGGTGAGCGAAATGGGTCGCCAAGTTCTGCAGTCTAAAACTAAAAAGCTTGCTAATTTTCGATTATGCAATGTGTCAAG ttaCGATACTGAAATATTGGAGATTATTGCTGAGAAGCCAGTATTTCATGCTCTAGTGATCCCTGGAAATCCAg GTGCTGTTCTATTTTATAAAGAATTTGTTGAATCACTTTATGAGTGGCTTGGAGGAAGTGTGTCCGTGACAG CTGTTGGGCATATATCTCATACCAAAAAG GATTCGGAACGTGGAAGGTTGTTCTCATTGCAAGAACAAATTGATCATAAG ATAGACTTCATCAAACATGAGTTACAAAATAAACAAGTTCCTATAATACTG GTTGGGCACTCAATCGGTGCATACATGTGTattgaaatgtttaaaagaaATCAAGAGCAG GTGTTATACTGCATCGGACTGTATCCATTTTTGGCTTTAGATCTACAATCCCAGAAACAGTCTATCATCGGCAAGATTGCTGT GTCCCCCGTTGTAAGTGTGGTCCTCAGTTCCATTGTAGCTTCATTAGGATTCTTACCAAGCTGGGCTTTAAGGTTAATTGTTAGTAAATCTGTTGGGAAATCATGGTCTAGTACTGCAGTTGAGGTTACTTGCTCTCACTTGACAAAG TTCCATACAATGCGGAATGTTCTCTTTATGGCAATGACCGAATTCAAGAAG TAA